In one window of Mytilus galloprovincialis chromosome 6, xbMytGall1.hap1.1, whole genome shotgun sequence DNA:
- the LOC143078602 gene encoding ras-related protein Rap-2a-like, which translates to MTSERLLNDRFPFRRRQSSCSSVSSKYRPRLTSDASNANSISSSWSHLSSCSTGYYRVPIMGAHGVGTTALKNRFMSSEYMSANESGIDEIDERKLTVVVDNEESTMEFIDFLSTDDDDLPADAYVVVFSVHASDSFSIAEGFLQYIRNELYSDRPIILVANKIDLVRKRQVSKEEARQLAKEFECKYIETSAVLNHKVDELLVGLLKQIKLKLNPEAIQKAAVLTQVTGKRHYLCKVVKRILSKILRRTSKPLSQCENLFNL; encoded by the exons ATGACCTCAGAACGACTTTTAAATGACCGTTTTCCGTTCCGTCGTAGACAAAGCAGTTGTTCATCAGTGTCATCTAAATATAGACCAAGACTAACAAGTGATGCTTCGAATGCAAATTCGATTTCTTCTTCTTGGAGTCATTTATCATCCTGTTCAACTGGATACTACAGGGTACCAATTATGGGAGCTCATGGTGTTGGTACAACGGCTTTAAAGAATCGGTTTATGAGCTCGGAGTACATGTCGGCTAATGAATCAGGTATCG atgaaaTTGACGAGAGAAAACTAACCGTTGTCGTTGACAATGAAGAATCAACAATGGAATTTATAGATTTTCTATCCACTGAT GACGATGATTTACCAGCGGATGCCTATGTTGTTGTGTTTTCTGTTCATGCTAGCGATTCTTTCTCAATAGCAGAGGGGTTTCTTCAATATATACGGAATGAACTCTATAGTGATAGACCAATAATATTAGTTGCCAACAAAATAGATTTAGTCAGGAAACGACAGGTCAGCAAAGAAG AAGCACGTCAGCTTGCAAAAGAATTTGAATGTAAATACATCGAAACATCAGCTGTGTTAAACCACAAAGTTGACGAACTATTAGTTGgattgttaaaacaaataaaactaaagcTTAATCCAGAAGCCATCCAAAAAGCAGCTGTTTTGACACAAGTCACAGGGAAAAGACATTATCTATGCAAAGTAGTAAAAAGAATTTTGAGTAAAATATTAAGACGTACTTCAAAACCGTTATCTCAATGTGAAAATTTATTCAACCTATGA